TTAATATTAAATGCTTATGTTTGAATAAATTATCATgttaattaataaactaatagaAATTTATATAACTAGTTAATTTAGATTGATCGAGCGGTTAGTTCACTAGTTTATTTAAGTAATTGTCAAGATTcgaattatattttatgtttagaaatacacttttaaatagaattttgatCCGCGATAAATTAGatattaatttgttaaaaaaatatcctaaaaaataaaaaactaaatacaTAATCAATTAAAAGAAGAATTCCGCTAGATAACTAACACCCAATTAGCCAACCATGACTTATCATTAATTGTTAaccctaatttttcaaaaacaactgcaaagaGACTAGTAAAATTTGTGACTTATAGttactaattaattatcattaatatttttaatagtataaaattatttattttttttactaattaaatcttaatcaaattttaataaaaacattaatttaCTAGTATTTTCAATAGGATCAAAATTATCTATTAAATTATTTACCCCACACCTGCATTCTAAAATGCCTATAAAACAGTATAGAATTGAATCACTATTTAAACCAccatttttctataaatttttttttctattatcattaaaatacaataaataaatagtcatttaaaaaaattattaaacataaatataaaatattcaaaatattctatcatatttttttattaatatatataaatccaATCAGCAGGGTTGGTAGGTAGGAATAAgactttctctttttcaaattgtCATTAAAAAactatacattattattattattaattatattatattatattaaccAATAAGCATTAGATAGAAGAATATTGTGCGCATGTACTATTCGTGTGTTTAGCGGCATGTTAGCTTGTATCTCTCATCCTCTGTTCTGTTTCTTCCGTTAGTGTTCCGAACACCAAACATGTGACTCTGACGGTTTCATTTTCAGACATCGGTTTTAAGGATTTTAGCACAATAATCATAGCAAGTTTCGTGTGGTGCTTCTACAGTCTCACTTGAATGAAAACTGAAaagccaacaacaacaaccaccaaaaaagaaaacaaaaagtaaccATAATAAAAAAGGTGAACTCTTTTCTCGTCTTCAATTTCCTCAAAAGCCTTGTGTGAGTTGAAGAGTGAAGGTTCATTTCAACTTTTTGCCATGGCTTCTACTTCTATAATGAGTTTTGGGGTGTCACCCTTTTCTGCAATGAGGCCTCGTTTTCGAGTTCAAGCTCAGAACTTGGACGGTCCAGTAATCCCCACCAACACAGTATTGCCATCTGAATCAGATTCAGCAGTGACTGCAATAAATggagtttcttcttcttcctcacttGTTCTTGATACAAAGCATGAAAAAAATGATTCCTTTATTGTTGAGAAGAACAAGGAAAATgggaagttgatagttgaagaGAAGAGGAAGGGCAATGATGCAGATGATGCTATGGTTTTGGAACCCCTTTGGGATGATGGGTATGGTACTCAAACAGTGGAAGATTACTTTGCAGCAGCAAAAGAGATTATCAATGGTGATGGTGGCCCACCAAGGTGGTTTTGCCCAGTTGAGTGTGGTTCTCCTTTGAAAAACTCTCCCACTCTTCTCTTTCTACCCGGTATAACAATTTCTACTATTCACTCCTGTATATTTCAATTTGTCTAGACTACTCTAGGGTTGGCACTTTTTTATTCCTCAAAATTCTTCATGATTTTCTTTGGTGTTAGTTGGATTCAATTTCCAATTATGTTGGCTACTTGTTTGTAATGCTGCATATTGAATGCCAACTCCAACACTGAGTTGGTCTAGTCCCTTCCTTGCAATGTGAAGCTTAAGCCACAAGGAAGGTAATGAGAGGGGAAATAATGAACCCGAGCCGGGTTAGTTGGTTGATGAAACATGTATGCAGTGTTAAAGTTCTTGAGTTTTATTTTTGCAGGGTTGGATGGTACAGGATTTGGCCTCACTTTGCACCACAAAGCTCTTGGGAAGTATGTTGTGCTATATGcatattttaataactaatataaACAAGTACTCTAGGAATGGCATTTTAGAACATGTCATAATCTGCGAGATTTGAGTTAGCACTTttcttgtaattttattttgtgttctACTTTCTCACCCATTTTGTTTCTGGATttcagggcttttgaagttcgtTGCTTGCACATTCCTGTTCTTGATAGAACACCGTTTGAAGGTAGTTTCGTATACTATTGTGTTGTAGTTTATGCTTTTAACTGATACCAACTCCTGGTTGATAATTGTTTCTAGAAAGTTAAGAGATATTTTGTTCACGCCTTCAAATTATCTATGGGATTTGGATTTCTATTTCTTGTTAGGTTGGTATTTCGTCCTTAACTTTGTTTTTTCTTCcgtatttaaattttatgaaggACTGGTGAAACTTGTTGAAGAAGCTATTAAGGTTGAGTATGCTTTGGCTCCGAATAAACCGATATATCTGGTAGGTGATTCCTTTGGCGGATGCCTAGCACTCGCTGTTGCTGCACGCAATCCAACAATCGACCTGGTTCTGATATTAGTCAATCCAGGTACACTGATTAGTGCTGTATTCGAAATTGTCATTATTCGTGATAATAAAATCTGACAGTACATTTTTTCAACCCAGCTACATCCTTTGGCAGATCCCAGTTGCAACCTTTGTTTCCTATCTTGGAAGCTTTGCCCAATGAACTGCATGTTACCGTTCCCTTTCTTCTTAGTTTCGTTATGGGTAAGTAATCTGTTTTCTCATGACACTACTTTTACATTACATTTTGTTCATGGAACTAGTGAGTTTATTTTCAAATGTATTGAATGGTTCTTGTGCTATCGAAAATTTTTCATTGTTGATACAATGCTATGTAATTTCATGAGATCAGGCGAGCCAATGAAGATGGCATCAGTCAGTATCGAAAACAGTCTTCCACCTGCAAAGAAACTAGAACAATTATCATCCAATCTAACTGCATTGCTGCCATGTCTTCCTGTAAGAAAACTTCAATATTCTGTTCTTGTCACCCTTCTGTTTAGGATTTTATATTGTTTCTAATTGCATTAGTTGACTAGAATGACAAACTTGTAGCATGGATTTCAACTCCTAAATTTCCAATTACAAACTTGTGAAAGGTTTTTTACCTAGTAGTATGTTCTGTCTTTTTCCTCTATCCTTCTCCCTTAATCTCTATATCTCGAATTTTTATCACGTATGCGGTGCTGAATTATATTGAGTTGCCTATCAATATTATAATTCGTCCTATATTTTTTTCAGGAGTTGGCTAATATTATGCCAAAGGAAACTCTTATTTGGAAGCTTAAGCTTATTAAAACAGCAGCTGCCTATGCCAACTCACGTCTCCATGCGGTTAAAGCTGAAGTACTCGTGCTTGCTAGGTTCTTACTCTCTAGATTTTATGTCTCCTATGATTTATGGGGTGTCTATATGTGTTTGTTTTCTGTGATCTCTTCTTCAAAATGCATGGTTTTTGGGTTGTAGCAGTAACTGAATCAATAATGTTCTGTTTTAGAACTTAGGAATTTATACATTCTTTTCTGTGAGGTGTGTGATCATCAGTTCATGTAACATGTATAATGTGCTTTCAAATTTGTGTAAATTGGTTGCTAAAAAGTTagattgataaaaaattttattctagtGGCAAAGATAACATGCTTCCCAGTAAAGATGAAGCTCAAAGACTAGCACGTTCGATACAAAATTGCAGAGTCCGTAATTTTAAGGACAGCGGACACACCCTTCTATTGGTATGTGAATGAACAGATATTCCTGCAACTATCATCATAAATTTCAAAGGCTATTGTAGAAACTTCCCTGTGGCTTCTGGTTAAAATGTTCTATTATGCTTTGCATTTTAGGATTAACTCATTAGCTGTTATAACaaacttttgtttttttgtttttatatttattactgCTTATGTAGTTCTCTTGTGATAGAAGCTCTATATGAGTAAGAGTCTTCTTTCTAATTCTCAATGAAGTGACCATTCAACTTATAATAATTGACAAAAGCTGAAGACTGATCTTTCTAGTAAATTGCTCTCTTTAGAAGCTAAAACctgaattcatttttttattttgattattttacaAAATGTATGCGAACTCAAAATCACATGTTCAAGCCGTGGAATCAGCCTTATGTTAACGCAGGATGCTTGTGCACCGCACTCGTAGTTAATTAATTGTTCATTGTTCATGGTGATACAGGAAGATGGCATTGGTTTGTTGACAATCATCAGGGGAACTTGCATGTACCGCCTTTCAAGAAGACATGATTTGGTCAGGGATTACATTCCCATCAGTATGAATGAATTCAAAACTGCAATGGATATAGTtgggtaattttcttttagcaATTAATCAAGTATTATGCTCACCATGTATTGTTGCTAGAAATGTATTAGTAGTTAAAGTATAATTGTTTGTGCTTTACTTTCATATTCTTCTTTAAGAATTTAAGTTGTACCTTTGTTCCCAAGTAAAtgagaacaacaacaaaataacTGTTGTTGCAGATTGTTGCGCTTTCTTACCGGTTCTGTCGTGTTCTCAACATTGGAGGATGGAAAGATTGTGCAAGGTCTTGATGGTGTTCCGGTCGAGGGTCCTGTCATATATGTTGGTTATCATATGTTGCTTGGAGTAGATCTTCCCTCACTTGTGGAAGAATTTATAACTCAGAAGGGTATCGTGCTTCGAGGAATATCCCATCCTGAGCTTTTtgaaggaagaagggagaatgCTTCTTCTGAGTTTGGTGTAtttgattggatgaagatattTGGTTCAGTGCCTGTTTCAGGAAGCTATCTTTTCAAATTACTTAAGAACAATTCACATATTCTTCTATATCCTGGTGGTCAACGCGAGGCTCTGCATTATAAGGTTCATCAAGTTTCCAAAATTGTACTCTAAAGGAATCCATGAAGTTGATGTGCATACAgtagttaaatatttttgtactttTGTGACATCAAAACATGCTTGTCAAAGTTTGAGGGCAGCTCTGATTGTGTTCCCATTTGTTGTTTAGGGGGAAGAGTACAAGGTAATTTGGCCGGATCATCCAGAGTTTGTGCGTATGGCGGCGCGATTTGGCGCTACAATCGTGCCATTTGGTACTGTGGGCGAAGATGATATAGCTGATGtaggtttcttctttttctataatGATTTCTTTACTCcctttttttagtattattttttgattaatGTTGCTATGCTCAATACTACTTAAGCCTTGGAGGGATTTTTGGCCTTCATAATCACTGAAACAACAATTATAAACACTTTAAGAATGTGATCAACACAAAATTACAGTAATTTGAGAATCAGCCTAGTTAGCCAGTGCAATTTGAGGAGAACTTCACTATCTTCAGCTCTTTTTTAACTATTTGTTTTTCATAAGAAAATATCTGCtatatttcctttctttttgcTTGCAAACCTGGAACATGATGAATTAATTGGGCTCACATCTTGATTTTACAGATAGTTCTTGACTTCAATGACTTAGCAAAGATCCCTTATTTCATAGAATATGTCAGAGAATTGCAGCGAGGCTCGGTTAAGTTCAGGTAATTACTCTCCATCTTAAAATTCAGGCTGCTTGATTGTGTTTTTAAATATCCCATGATTGAATATGTATAtttaggtgaaaactcaggtgcagtcaacttcacgtgaatTTGATAGTTGAGAACCgttaaatgatttgaatgatttgactaaattttcatctaacgactctcaattatcaacttcacgtgaagttgactgcacctgagtttccactGTATATTTAATATAGTTAATAGTTAATATGTCAAAGTTGTGGAGTTGTTAATAACAATCAAACAATTTTCAGAGATGAGATAAGTGGTGAGGTAGCAAGCAGAGATATAGCTCCACCATTGATTCTTCCAAAATTGCCTGGAAGATTCTACTATCTATTTGGGAAGCCAATAAGCACAAAAGGGATGGAGAACATGCTTAAAGACAGAGAAGCTGCCAACAAACTATACCTTAAAATTAAGTCAGAAGTTGAGAACAATATGGGTTACTTGCTCAAGAAAAGGCAGGAGGATCCGTACAGGAATTTCATTGATAGGAGGTTATATCAGACACTTTACCCTCGCTCTGAATCTGATCAAACTCCAACATTCAAGATTTGAATGAGAAATGCTTCATGTGCTACACTATTCTTGCTCTTAGTGTATTCATAATAATTATTTGGAAGCTCATTATTATGTACATGCATGATGATCATATTTATAATagtgaaataaaagaaaattatgctTTCTTTGACGTTTAAACCTTGAGTTTTGATGCATTTAGAGGCATACAATTCTGGTATACTACAGTTAATTGAAACAAAGTTAAGAGCTAGCATGCTCATTGCACCACTTTAATCAAAGCTAATATGAGTGGTCTAATGATTTGAGAGATTAGGATAATATGGATGTCATTAAAGATGTAAACTCAATATATGAAACATAATCTCCTTGATATTAGTACAACAGAAGAAATGATTCACCTAAGTATTTATGGACGTGATTAAAACCATTCTCCGCAATTATTTTACATGAAGACCTCAGTATTTGAGTggtgaatattatttttaacaaattttatgaAAGTAGAAATAACAAAATGTGGCTAGGTCTTATTGAGCATAGTAATATACATGTGTTATGTAAAAAAGATATTGAATATGTAATGATTCTTTGATTGTGAATTCTTTTAGTAGGTGTGGTGCGTTTAGTTGATTGacactaaaaatttttgaattttctcaaatataacaaaataatattgaGAGTTGGGCAGAAgttgataataaaaaagatgagCTACAAAAATTGTAGACGAAAGATTCTTTGtggttatttaaaatatttagctaaaaaaaataaaggatatTCCAAAATAAAGAGTAATTATTCAAAAGTTAATTATGAACTATAAAAAGTGGagtagtttaaatttttttgttgttgataaATACTAGATATCACAGTgaattaagtttattttttttgttttgctgtttttctttctcttcttgctTCATccttgttaaaaaaaaagaaataacaaaatatcaatttgttttaatatgtccgatttgattataaatattttacttctttaagttaaatctttttatttttaagtgttttaaggattttttttttttctaaaattaagaataagattCCAATTCGAAATTTTTAAGTAAGAATGAAGAGCGAATTTTAACCAAATTTAAAGAGcgaattaaatttaattgtattAAATGACATTAATAACCAACAATTAGTTCTCTAAATTACACGATTaaacaattaattttgttttaattagcaTCTTTGACTACAAAAGATTAGACTTGATTCAATACATTATTTCCATATTAACACACTGCCAAGTAGCAATGTCAACACTCAACACACTTACAAACCCCCGCCATAGTTGGTTATGCTGTGCAAAACTCCGGAATCAGCACCTTTCATGTATCATCACTTGCTCACACTCACTTGTTGCTCTTTCTTCTCACTATTCCCAATGCCACCAACAGTTCCAAAGTGAAACTCATCCCAAGAACTGAAATTGACCCATTCCTCTTCCCCAAGAACCTTTTCCTCCTTGAAACACACAACAAACAGCCTTGTACAACTctcaagtattttttttattaataatagattatagatgacataataaattaataataagtaaatgttaattaatattttcttaaaattagaAAACAGTACTAAATGTCTAAATTAGAAGAGACACTTAAATACTTaatataaaatagaagaaataataaataaatagaataatttgAACCAGATAATATTCAATTTGATACCTAAATTTACGTAGGAGTCTCAATTTAGTTCATAAAGTTTCAATTGCCTTTatttagttttcaaattttaCGAATACGACTCATGTTagtctttaaaataatttttaatatatagacGTTAATAAAATACTGTTATGAACAGGTAAATGTCATGCTAGACTCTATAAAATAATGTCGTTTTGATTTTAACACTTAAATAATCCAAAAACAACATTATAAGTGGTGTTTAATAAAACTTTAA
This portion of the Arachis duranensis cultivar V14167 chromosome 6, aradu.V14167.gnm2.J7QH, whole genome shotgun sequence genome encodes:
- the LOC107492077 gene encoding phytyl ester synthase 1, chloroplastic, producing MASTSIMSFGVSPFSAMRPRFRVQAQNLDGPVIPTNTVLPSESDSAVTAINGVSSSSSLVLDTKHEKNDSFIVEKNKENGKLIVEEKRKGNDADDAMVLEPLWDDGYGTQTVEDYFAAAKEIINGDGGPPRWFCPVECGSPLKNSPTLLFLPGLDGTGFGLTLHHKALGKAFEVRCLHIPVLDRTPFEGLVKLVEEAIKVEYALAPNKPIYLVGDSFGGCLALAVAARNPTIDLVLILVNPATSFGRSQLQPLFPILEALPNELHVTVPFLLSFVMGEPMKMASVSIENSLPPAKKLEQLSSNLTALLPCLPELANIMPKETLIWKLKLIKTAAAYANSRLHAVKAEVLVLASGKDNMLPSKDEAQRLARSIQNCRVRNFKDSGHTLLLEDGIGLLTIIRGTCMYRLSRRHDLVRDYIPISMNEFKTAMDIVGLLRFLTGSVVFSTLEDGKIVQGLDGVPVEGPVIYVGYHMLLGVDLPSLVEEFITQKGIVLRGISHPELFEGRRENASSEFGVFDWMKIFGSVPVSGSYLFKLLKNNSHILLYPGGQREALHYKGEEYKVIWPDHPEFVRMAARFGATIVPFGTVGEDDIADIVLDFNDLAKIPYFIEYVRELQRGSVKFRDEISGEVASRDIAPPLILPKLPGRFYYLFGKPISTKGMENMLKDREAANKLYLKIKSEVENNMGYLLKKRQEDPYRNFIDRRLYQTLYPRSESDQTPTFKI